One Osmerus mordax isolate fOsmMor3 chromosome 25, fOsmMor3.pri, whole genome shotgun sequence DNA window includes the following coding sequences:
- the skp1 gene encoding S-phase kinase-associated protein 1: MPTIKLQSSDGEIFEVDVEIAKQSVTIKTMLEDLGMDDEGDDDPVPLPNVNAAILKKVIQWCTHHKDDPPPPEDDENKEKRTDDIPVWDQEFLKVDQGTLFELILAANYLDIKGLLDVTCKTVANMIKGKTPEEIRKTFNIKNDFTEEEEAQVRKENQWCEEK, translated from the exons ATGCCTACCATTAAACTGCAAAGCTCTGACGGGGAGATATTTGAGGTGGATGTTGAGATAGCGAAGCAGTCTGTCACGATCAAGACAATGTTGGAAG ATCTGGGTATGGACGACGAAGGCGATGATGACCCCGTCCCACTCCCAAACGTGAACGCAGCCATCCTCAAGAAG GTGATCCAGTGGTGTACCCACCACAAAgacgacccccctcccccagaggacgatgagaacaaggagaagaGGACGGACGACATCCCCGTCTGGGACCAGGAGTTCCTCAAGGTGGACCAGGGAACCCTCTTCGAGCTCatcctg GCTGCCAACTACCTGGACATCAAGGGGCTCCTGGACGTGACGTGTAAGACTGTGGCCAACATGATCAAGGGCAAGACCCCAGAGGAGATCCGGAAGACCTTCAACATCAAGAACGACttcacggaggaggaggaggcccag GTACGTAAGGAGAACCAGTGGTGTGAAGAGAAGTAG
- the tcf7 gene encoding LOW QUALITY PROTEIN: transcription factor 7 (The sequence of the model RefSeq protein was modified relative to this genomic sequence to represent the inferred CDS: inserted 1 base in 1 codon; deleted 2 bases in 2 codons) — protein sequence MPQLSSGGGDDLGANDEMISFKDEGEQDEKIQENAFTERDLADLKSSLVNESEINQSPNAAAVRRGQQQNEQRGYPEKHREHHDCVLKQPDGGMYKTTAAYPGYPFLMLPDPYLPNGSGSPSPAIVPHTGKQEQEQYDRNMYAKPHQDPKREKEPKKPVIKKPLNAFMLYMKEMRAKVIAECTLKESAXINQILGRRWHALTQEEQAKYYELARKERQLHMQLYPSWSARDNYEAGLRGGAGENSKADWGKKKRRKREKQQDSNTDPGSPKKCRARFGLNQQTDWCGPCRRKKKCVRYLQGGGCSSPSSSDGSAIDSPPSTPPPRPAPPPPLAPLPPPPPRPPPARAPPPARRQALARPPGPRPLGPRPPGPRPPGPAPSALSAARAAGLSLKVLSESRQTHDNHRLN from the exons ATGCCTCAGCTTAGTAGCGGCGGCGGAGACGATCTAGGAGCGAACGATGAAATGATATCTTTCAAGGATGAAGGCGAACAAGATGAGAAAATACAAGAAAACGCTTTCACAGAAAGAGACTTGGCTGACCTTAAATCGTCTCTGGTGAATGAATCGGAAATTAATCAAAGTCCGAACGCAGCG GCGGTCAGAAGGGGACAGCAGCAAAACGAACAGAGAGGTTATCCCGAGAAACACCGGGAGCATCACGACTGTG tGTTGAAGCAGCCGGATGGAGGGATGTATAAAACGACAGCAGCCTACCCAGGATACCCGTTCCTCATGCTCCCTGACCCCTACCTCCCCAACGGCTCCGGCTCGCCTTCG CCAGCCATCGTGCCCCACACAGGCaagcaggagcaggagcagtACGACAGGAACATGTACGC TAAGCCCCACCAGGACcctaagagagagaaggagcctaAGAAGCCAGTGATAAAGAAGCCCCTGAACGCCTTCATGTTGTACATGAAGGAGATGAGGGCCAAGGTGATCGCAGAGTGCACCCTGAAGGAGAGCG GCATCAACCAGATCCTTGGGAGGAGG TGGCACGCGCTGACCCAG GAGGAGCAAGCTAAGTACTACGAGCTCGCCAGGAAGGAGAGACAACTACACATGCAGCTCTACCCCAGCTGGTCCGCGCGCGACAACTAC GAGGCGGGCCTTAGAGGGGGCGCGGGGGAAAACAGTAAAGCTGATTGG GGcaagaagaaaaggagaaaaagagagaaacagcaggACTCCAACACAG ACCCTGGCTCTCCTAAGAAATGCCGAGCTCGCTTCGGCCTCAACCAACAAACAGACTGGTGCGGTCCCTGCAG gaggaagaagaagtgtGTTCGCTACCtacagggaggggggtgctCCAGCCCCTCATCTTCAGACGGAAGTGCTATagactctcccccctccaccccccccccgcgccccgcacctcctcccccgctcgcccctctccccccccccccgcctcgccccccccctgcgcgcgcccccccccccgcccggcgGCAGGCGCTCGCACGCCCTCCCGGGCCACGGCCTCTCGGGCCACGGCCACCCGGGCCACGCCCACCCGGGCC CGCCCCCTCAGCGCTGTCGGCCGCCAGGGCCGCGGGACTGTCTCTCAAAGTTCTGTCCGAGTCGCGGCAAACGCACGACAATCACCGACTCAactga